The Acidobacteriota bacterium genome has a segment encoding these proteins:
- a CDS encoding DUF87 domain-containing protein, with translation MMLRLDRVDKAYREAGSFNEQVNLFGFIDDQAFLTKSGDVGVVVAVEGVDYECLDIATLDNLTKRLESALKIFDETCRVYQYLFKRNRAEIPFQTSCDAVVDAAIRNRVEYLHSKADEIYSLKIYYVILFEGFRYQQRLFPTLGKLASEPAQAFREIAALASTRKQVVLIESEIEKARATLLAKVRNFIGQVSDFMCVDILGRQEAFRVLKSPLNFSPEKTEGARVNGDAFLDCSLCESHLECHRGHLRLDDYFLKVMTLKEPPAQSFPLIFKRLLEIPANFYVATEWEKQSPDKSRNMIHSRRRHYHNTKRSFMSHLSMSNQPENPRDILVDDSKEAQVRDLGRALEELELTGNYFGEFSLTIVVYDLDLAKVEAACSGFYKVFSVHDATIYEERYNLLNTYLATIPGNYAFNLRRMLILNTNYADYSFLFTLHSGDQTNRHLNREYLAVLETNHKTPYYLNLHYQDVAHTVILGRTGAGKSFLLNFLITNLQKYEPATFIFDLGGSFETLTELFGGAYVRVGLNSSAFQINPFSLPATKQNIDFLALFARVLMEGKGEERLTTGEAQDLYHQVENLYEIEPELRTLTTLANTLDRHLARRLDKWTTGGQFGSVFDNPKDTLTFARFQCFDFQGMSGYPDILEPLLFYILHRANSVITDSASSHVFKAFFIDEAWVFFRNPSINIYIVEALKTWRKSNAAMILSTQSLDELRKSEILDVIIESCVTKIFLANPDMDRDLYQRQFHLNDREVELISTHIPKRQMLIKKPDIAKVANLEVDPKSYWLYTNDPFDNQKRREAFKRYGFEEGLKRLAEGRV, from the coding sequence ATGATGCTTAGGCTTGATCGCGTTGACAAGGCTTACCGCGAAGCAGGCTCGTTCAATGAGCAGGTGAACCTGTTCGGCTTCATTGACGACCAGGCTTTCCTGACCAAGAGCGGGGATGTCGGCGTCGTCGTCGCCGTCGAAGGGGTTGATTACGAATGCCTCGACATAGCGACGCTTGATAACCTGACGAAGCGCCTCGAATCCGCGCTCAAAATCTTCGATGAAACATGCCGCGTCTATCAGTACCTCTTTAAGCGGAACCGGGCCGAAATTCCATTTCAAACCTCCTGCGACGCGGTGGTGGACGCTGCAATTCGCAATCGCGTCGAGTACCTGCACAGCAAAGCAGACGAGATTTATTCCCTCAAAATCTATTACGTCATCCTGTTTGAAGGCTTCCGCTACCAGCAGCGGCTGTTTCCAACTCTCGGGAAGCTGGCCTCCGAACCGGCCCAAGCATTCCGGGAGATCGCCGCACTTGCTTCCACCAGGAAACAAGTTGTCCTGATCGAATCCGAAATCGAAAAGGCGAGGGCAACGCTATTGGCCAAGGTCCGCAATTTCATCGGCCAGGTCAGCGACTTCATGTGCGTCGATATTCTGGGGAGACAGGAAGCTTTCCGCGTCCTCAAGTCACCACTCAATTTCTCACCGGAGAAGACTGAGGGTGCGCGGGTCAACGGCGACGCGTTTCTCGATTGCTCCCTGTGCGAATCGCACCTTGAATGCCATCGCGGACATCTCCGGCTTGACGATTATTTTTTGAAGGTCATGACGCTGAAAGAGCCTCCCGCCCAAAGCTTCCCACTCATCTTCAAGAGGCTCCTCGAAATCCCGGCCAACTTTTACGTCGCGACCGAATGGGAAAAGCAGTCGCCGGACAAAAGCCGAAACATGATCCATTCGCGACGGCGGCACTACCACAATACCAAGCGGTCATTTATGAGCCACCTCAGCATGTCGAACCAGCCGGAGAATCCGCGTGACATTTTGGTGGATGATTCAAAGGAAGCCCAGGTGCGCGACCTTGGCAGGGCGCTTGAGGAGCTTGAACTCACGGGGAATTACTTCGGCGAATTCTCTCTCACAATCGTGGTTTACGACCTTGACTTGGCAAAGGTCGAAGCGGCCTGCAGTGGCTTCTACAAAGTCTTCAGCGTTCACGATGCCACGATTTACGAAGAGCGGTACAACCTCCTGAACACCTATCTTGCCACCATTCCCGGCAACTATGCCTTTAACCTGCGCCGGATGTTAATTCTGAACACCAATTATGCTGACTACTCGTTTCTATTCACCCTCCATTCCGGCGACCAGACCAATAGGCACTTGAACCGTGAGTATCTGGCCGTCCTGGAAACGAACCACAAGACGCCCTACTACTTGAACCTCCATTATCAGGACGTTGCCCATACCGTGATCTTGGGGCGGACTGGCGCAGGGAAATCGTTCCTTCTCAACTTCCTGATAACAAATCTCCAGAAATACGAACCCGCAACATTCATTTTCGACCTAGGCGGCAGCTTTGAAACTCTCACTGAACTTTTCGGCGGCGCATACGTTCGTGTGGGCCTGAATTCATCGGCTTTCCAGATCAACCCGTTCTCACTACCGGCCACAAAACAAAACATTGATTTCCTGGCACTCTTCGCAAGGGTCCTCATGGAAGGCAAGGGCGAAGAGCGCCTCACCACCGGCGAAGCCCAAGACCTCTACCACCAGGTCGAGAATCTTTACGAGATCGAACCGGAACTGAGAACACTCACCACGCTGGCAAACACGCTCGACCGCCACCTTGCGAGGCGGCTTGATAAGTGGACAACAGGCGGCCAGTTCGGGTCCGTTTTCGACAATCCCAAGGACACTCTCACCTTCGCCAGGTTCCAATGCTTTGATTTTCAAGGCATGAGCGGCTATCCCGACATCCTGGAGCCGCTTCTCTTCTACATCCTCCACCGGGCGAACAGCGTAATCACCGACAGTGCCAGCTCGCATGTTTTCAAAGCCTTCTTCATTGACGAGGCGTGGGTCTTCTTCCGAAATCCCAGCATCAATATCTACATCGTCGAAGCCCTCAAAACGTGGCGGAAATCGAACGCCGCCATGATCCTTTCGACGCAATCGCTCGACGAGCTGCGGAAGTCGGAAATCCTCGACGTTATCATCGAAAGTTGCGTGACCAAGATTTTCCTCGCCAACCCCGACATGGATCGCGACCTTTACCAGCGGCAATTCCACCTGAATGA
- a CDS encoding conjugal transfer protein TrbC — METKPTKTSRPKHWRRGLLTFAACLAIAENALAQQSGVSPWENAVQVLQNSFTGPIATGLSLVAIVVGGLVFAFGEGSGKRTLAGIIFGVGMAIGAVNFMSWLFPAS; from the coding sequence ATGGAAACGAAACCGACGAAGACTTCACGGCCTAAGCACTGGCGCAGAGGACTGCTGACGTTCGCCGCTTGCCTTGCGATTGCCGAAAACGCGCTCGCCCAGCAATCCGGCGTTTCTCCTTGGGAGAACGCTGTTCAAGTCTTGCAAAATTCATTCACCGGGCCAATTGCTACCGGACTCTCGCTCGTTGCCATTGTGGTGGGCGGCTTGGTTTTCGCTTTCGGCGAGGGCAGCGGAAAACGAACCCTTGCAGGGATTATCTTCGGTGTCGGCATGGCGATCGGCGCCGTCAACTTCATGTCTTGGCTCTTTCCCGCTTCCTAA
- a CDS encoding TonB-dependent receptor: MRTDPNVGVSRLLHRAAWIAGLFLLGASLGWSQIQNASAGGRITDPSGAVVPNAQLTARNATTGMKYSTTSDSAGYYAFPTIPIGTYTVTVDANGFARTVRSNITLEVGQSARVDFKLQLGSHVQTVQITSATPMLQTQSAMPQTTVSNRLVRNLPLSTRNWDDLMGLVAGVQGYRYTNQSGSTAPGRFGGINVNGVRSLQNNFILDGVDDNTISENVQELSTEVIRPSVDAVREFKIITDPYSAEYGRSPGAAIIVATKSGTNHFHSEVWEFNRTSATDATDFFTNRAGVKKSGLTQNQFGGNFGGPIVKNHAFFFFNYEGTRIVQGVPRLSNVPLPNERAGNFSPAAGTANDVSYSPIFDPTTGLPFPGNVIPPDRISPVAAKIMSMIPLPNVTPPPGPQNRENYLINPKLTNNADNYIARVDWQITPRNSVFVRYSNIPWTRFVPGPFGNNIIDGTEISSWGRLTQNSQGAALGWTAMISPRLVNSFRLGWGRNWSQGVQTPFGQNTLASVGILGIPDNPLYDGGIPGMDFANVGGVNMPYLGSPDFLPKWQFTNQFEEADTLDYSYGAHELKFGVDYHLPMRNIYLDEPALRGHLYFDGQFTGNALADFLIGYPFGAQESVFHQVDMRMWMQSYFAEDIWKVMPHLTLDLGLRYDYATWPYDAGNQMTNLDPATGQLVYAKSGSGFSQQLIHPDKDNLGPRFGVAYQVTHNTVLRAGYGRFYQQFERIGSEDQMSLNPPWFLNVLPTAPFTDHTTPVFFLDQGFPASYRDAASVPLAAVRLRAVDPNSQQPTIDQWSAGFQRRFPFGIVTTVDYVGTKGTHLSYLMNLNQPNPPGTFNLPYPNLGIVEYRENGSNSTYHGLEASAEKRFGRGLTFHIAYTYSKSIDDARDNLSGFGSSFPEDSYNVFAYDRGLSNFDFRNRFVFAYDYDFPLGHGHQWATSGVPAAILGNWQMNGIFTRNSGFPFTVTASALSSFVGPLADTRPNRICNGSLPSGQRSVNEWFNPACFPVPSPAAFGNSGRDILIGPPFTNLDFSLDRSFPFRLGGEGRQLEFRWEVFNLFNTPQFSIPNSDVSSPGTVGRITSLAGDPRVMQFALKLIF; the protein is encoded by the coding sequence ATGCGGACTGATCCGAACGTTGGAGTATCTCGTTTACTGCATAGGGCTGCGTGGATAGCTGGTTTGTTTCTATTGGGAGCAAGCCTTGGGTGGTCACAAATCCAAAATGCCAGCGCCGGTGGGCGGATTACCGACCCGAGCGGCGCCGTTGTGCCCAATGCACAATTAACGGCCCGGAACGCCACAACCGGGATGAAATATTCCACGACTTCCGACAGTGCGGGTTATTACGCATTTCCGACCATACCCATCGGGACTTACACGGTTACCGTTGACGCGAATGGATTCGCGAGAACAGTCAGAAGCAATATCACGCTGGAAGTGGGACAGAGCGCGAGGGTTGATTTTAAGCTGCAACTTGGTTCGCACGTGCAGACTGTGCAGATTACTTCCGCCACGCCGATGTTACAGACCCAATCCGCCATGCCGCAAACAACAGTGAGCAACCGTCTAGTGAGGAACCTGCCTCTCAGCACGCGGAATTGGGATGACCTGATGGGCCTGGTGGCCGGGGTGCAAGGATACCGATACACGAATCAATCCGGCAGTACGGCGCCAGGGCGCTTTGGCGGAATCAATGTCAACGGGGTGCGGTCCTTGCAGAACAACTTCATTCTGGACGGCGTCGATGACAATACGATCTCCGAAAACGTCCAGGAGTTGAGCACGGAGGTTATCCGCCCCTCCGTGGATGCGGTTCGAGAATTCAAGATCATCACGGATCCCTATTCGGCTGAGTATGGACGCAGCCCAGGGGCCGCCATCATTGTGGCGACGAAGAGCGGGACGAATCACTTCCACAGCGAGGTCTGGGAATTCAATCGCACCTCCGCGACCGATGCAACGGACTTTTTCACGAATCGGGCAGGTGTGAAGAAATCTGGCCTTACGCAGAATCAGTTCGGGGGAAACTTCGGTGGCCCAATCGTCAAAAACCACGCTTTCTTCTTTTTCAATTACGAAGGAACACGAATCGTTCAAGGAGTACCACGGCTTTCCAATGTGCCGCTTCCGAACGAGCGAGCCGGGAATTTTTCGCCGGCGGCGGGTACGGCAAATGACGTCAGTTACAGTCCGATCTTCGATCCGACGACGGGATTGCCCTTTCCGGGCAACGTCATTCCGCCGGACCGCATTTCTCCTGTGGCGGCAAAAATCATGAGTATGATACCGCTTCCAAACGTAACGCCTCCGCCCGGCCCGCAGAATCGCGAGAATTACCTCATCAATCCCAAGCTGACCAACAACGCAGACAATTACATTGCTCGGGTCGATTGGCAAATCACTCCGCGCAACAGCGTGTTCGTGCGCTACTCCAACATTCCCTGGACACGCTTCGTACCCGGCCCCTTCGGCAACAACATTATTGACGGCACGGAAATTTCCTCCTGGGGGCGCTTGACCCAGAACTCTCAGGGCGCGGCGCTTGGCTGGACCGCCATGATTTCCCCGAGGCTGGTCAACTCGTTTCGCCTGGGTTGGGGCCGAAACTGGTCTCAGGGTGTACAGACGCCTTTTGGGCAAAACACACTGGCATCAGTTGGCATCCTCGGTATCCCCGATAACCCTCTTTACGACGGAGGCATTCCAGGCATGGACTTCGCCAATGTGGGCGGGGTCAACATGCCGTATCTCGGCTCGCCTGACTTTCTCCCGAAATGGCAGTTCACCAACCAGTTCGAAGAGGCGGACACATTGGACTACTCCTATGGAGCCCATGAACTCAAGTTCGGAGTCGATTACCACCTTCCGATGCGCAACATATACCTGGACGAACCCGCCTTGCGCGGTCACCTGTACTTTGACGGCCAGTTTACAGGGAACGCGCTGGCAGATTTCTTGATCGGATATCCCTTTGGCGCCCAAGAATCAGTTTTTCACCAGGTGGATATGCGGATGTGGATGCAGTCCTACTTTGCTGAGGACATTTGGAAGGTCATGCCGCATCTGACCCTCGATCTCGGTCTCCGTTACGATTACGCCACCTGGCCGTACGACGCTGGCAACCAAATGACCAACCTTGACCCCGCTACGGGCCAGCTTGTTTACGCGAAGTCCGGCTCCGGCTTCTCGCAGCAACTCATCCATCCGGACAAAGACAACCTTGGGCCTCGATTCGGGGTTGCCTATCAAGTGACGCACAACACCGTGCTGCGCGCCGGCTATGGACGCTTCTACCAGCAATTTGAACGGATCGGAAGTGAAGACCAGATGTCGTTGAACCCGCCGTGGTTTCTGAACGTTCTGCCGACCGCCCCGTTCACCGATCACACAACGCCTGTCTTCTTTCTTGACCAGGGTTTCCCTGCGTCTTACCGTGACGCGGCCAGCGTTCCCCTGGCGGCGGTGCGGCTGCGGGCCGTCGATCCCAATTCGCAACAGCCGACCATCGACCAGTGGAGCGCTGGTTTTCAGCGCAGATTCCCATTCGGCATCGTTACCACGGTTGATTACGTGGGCACGAAGGGGACGCATCTGTCATACCTGATGAACCTGAACCAGCCGAATCCGCCCGGAACATTCAACCTCCCGTATCCGAACCTCGGCATCGTCGAGTACCGGGAAAACGGGAGTAATTCAACCTACCACGGACTCGAAGCCTCGGCGGAAAAGCGCTTCGGTCGCGGGCTCACGTTCCACATCGCGTACACTTACTCCAAATCGATTGATGATGCCAGAGACAATCTATCGGGATTCGGGTCTTCCTTCCCGGAAGACTCTTATAACGTCTTCGCTTATGATCGCGGGCTGAGCAACTTTGATTTCCGGAACCGGTTTGTCTTTGCCTACGATTATGATTTCCCGCTTGGGCACGGACACCAGTGGGCAACGAGTGGGGTTCCGGCTGCGATTCTGGGGAATTGGCAGATGAACGGAATCTTCACGCGGAATTCAGGCTTTCCCTTTACGGTGACAGCCTCAGCGCTCAGCAGCTTTGTCGGGCCGCTTGCTGATACGCGGCCCAACCGGATCTGCAATGGAAGCCTTCCGAGTGGACAGCGGAGCGTCAACGAGTGGTTCAATCCGGCCTGCTTTCCGGTGCCGAGTCCCGCGGCCTTTGGGAATTCCGGGCGCGACATTCTGATTGGGCCGCCTTTCACCAACCTGGACTTCAGCCTCGACCGGTCGTTTCCGTTCAGGCTGGGCGGCGAAGGTCGGCAACTCGAATTCCGGTGGGAAGTGTTCAACCTGTTCAACACGCCGCAGTTCAGCATTCCGAATTCGGATGTTTCGAGCCCGGGAACGGTGGGGCGCATTACAAGTCTTGCCGGTGATCCCCGCGTCATGCAGTTCGCGCTAAAACTCATTTTCTGA
- a CDS encoding methyltransferase domain-containing protein, whose product MTLDDARQFYADEVRIAANVRSAALVAAYARVPRENFMGMPPWQIISQDTIAMAFMGLAGMAYLATENPLDLYHNVLVALDPARYINNGQPSALGRWIDELDLAPGDRVYHLGCGVGYYTAIMAEVVGSSGQVVASEVDPALAARAQENLTSFTNVLVHAGDGTAFDPGPCDAIFINAGVTHPLPLWLERLSAHGRLVLPLTATMDSTNLAGTGIIARITRQENGFACRPVTTAGIFSCTSGRDPEMNAALAKAWASKALLKLKSVRIDPHEQDETCLAHRPDVCLSTANLLARAILP is encoded by the coding sequence ATGACACTTGACGATGCCCGTCAGTTCTACGCGGATGAAGTCAGAATCGCGGCCAACGTACGGTCAGCGGCGTTAGTTGCGGCTTACGCTCGTGTCCCACGAGAGAACTTTATGGGTATGCCGCCCTGGCAGATTATCTCGCAGGATACGATCGCGATGGCGTTCATGGGGCTGGCGGGAATGGCATACCTCGCGACGGAGAATCCCCTCGACCTATATCACAATGTCCTGGTTGCGCTTGACCCTGCCCGCTATATTAACAACGGCCAGCCGAGTGCGTTGGGGCGGTGGATCGACGAACTTGATCTCGCGCCGGGCGACCGCGTTTACCACCTGGGTTGCGGTGTCGGTTATTACACCGCGATTATGGCCGAAGTGGTGGGGAGCTCAGGGCAGGTGGTAGCCAGTGAAGTGGATCCCGCATTGGCGGCTCGGGCTCAAGAGAATCTCACCAGTTTCACGAACGTTTTGGTGCACGCGGGAGATGGTACCGCATTTGATCCGGGCCCGTGTGACGCAATATTTATCAATGCTGGCGTCACCCATCCGCTCCCGCTTTGGCTCGAGCGTCTCTCCGCCCACGGCCGCCTAGTTTTGCCCCTCACCGCCACCATGGACTCCACGAACCTCGCCGGCACCGGCATCATTGCAAGAATCACCCGCCAAGAGAACGGCTTCGCCTGCCGCCCTGTCACCACTGCTGGAATCTTTTCGTGCACAAGCGGGCGGGACCCTGAAATGAATGCGGCACTTGCAAAGGCTTGGGCAAGTAAGGCCCTCTTGAAGCTTAAGTCGGTGAGAATAGATCCGCACGAACAAGACGAAACCTGCCTCGCCCACCGCCCCGACGTCTGCCTAAGCACCGCCAACCTACTGGCGAGAGCCATCCTTCCATGA